From Haemorhous mexicanus isolate bHaeMex1 chromosome 37, bHaeMex1.pri, whole genome shotgun sequence, one genomic window encodes:
- the SPAG7 gene encoding sperm-associated antigen 7, which produces MTHADAGDVAPARRHASPRRKMAELDLLGSILNSMERPPAAADGETRRRAREQAARMKKLQEQEKRQKVEFRKRMEQEVSQFIQASGEPRRRFQPMNKIERSILHDVAEVAGLTSFSFGDDEDSRYVMVFKKEFAPSDEELEAYRRGEEWDPARAEERRRLRELAAQQEEAELESGPAPPGPPNDYKDKYRHLIGSEAAKAAARTMEANKAYGCVPVANKRDTRSIEEAMNEIRAKKRLRQAEDEGGAGGGLGGPCV; this is translated from the exons ATGACGCACGCCGACGCCGGGGACGTGGCCCCCGCGCGGCGTCACGCATCGCCCCGTCGCAAGATGGCGGAGCTGGACTTGCTGGGCTCCATCCTGAACTCCATGGAGCGGCCGCCCGCCGCGGCCGACGGCGAGACGCGGCGCCGGGCGCGGG aACAAGCTGCTCGCATGAAAAAGCTGCAGGAGCAAGAGAAGCGCCAGAAAGTTGAGTTCAGAAAGAGG atgGAGCAAGAGGTGTCCCAGTTCATCCAGGCCAGCGGGGAGCCCCGGCGCCGGTTCCAGCCCATGAACAAGATTGAGAGGAGCATCCT GCACGATGTGGCAGAGGTGGCCGGCCTGACGTCCTTCTCCTTTGGGGATGATGAGGACAGTCGCTACGTGATGGTGTTCAAGAAG gagttCGCGCCGTCGGATGAGGAGCTGGAGGCGTACCGGCGCGGGGAGGAGTGGGACCCGGCCCGGGCCGAGGAGCGGCGCCGCCTCCGG gagctggcagcacagcaggaggaggcGGAGCTTGAGtctggccccgcccccccggGGCCCCCCAATGACTACAAGGACAAATACCGGCACCTGATTGGCTCGGAGGCCGCCAAGGCTGCCGCCCGCACCATGGAGGCCAACAAGGCTTACGGCTGCG TGCCCGTGGCCAACAAGCGGGACACGCGCTCCATCGAGGAGGCCATGAACGAGATCCGGGCCAAGAAGCGGCTGCGGCAGGCGGAGGATgaggggggggcgggggggggccTGGGTGGGCCCTGTGTGTGA